The following coding sequences are from one Pseudonocardia sp. EC080619-01 window:
- a CDS encoding DUF397 domain-containing protein, with protein sequence MDQMHPTSPASIDALAWRKSVRSGYQGNCVELAVAGTGVAVRNSRDPHGTVLGFSAAGMAGFLASIKSGELDDLA encoded by the coding sequence ATGGATCAGATGCATCCGACCAGCCCCGCGTCGATCGACGCGCTGGCCTGGCGCAAGAGCGTCCGCAGCGGTTACCAGGGCAACTGCGTGGAACTCGCCGTCGCAGGCACCGGTGTGGCGGTCCGCAACTCCCGCGACCCGCACGGCACCGTCCTGGGCTTCTCCGCCGCCGGGATGGCGGGGTTCCTCGCCTCGATCAAGAGCGGCGAGCTCGACGACCTCGCCTGA